In one window of Mytilus galloprovincialis chromosome 6, xbMytGall1.hap1.1, whole genome shotgun sequence DNA:
- the LOC143079542 gene encoding uncharacterized protein LOC143079542 isoform X1 — MSTTASNIPMSSQFIPQGFGVHQVLQVGQQQPEFPVKTFKVFGGIQICLGGILGILSVIGIILDIIAWSKYDFCTVDYNYFYDHVSMCVQYIDVHELFAFDTICLICSGWYVVTGCLPMCMTKKRIANWRCLKTGFMVCSIIGASLFGLSMVSLGVAGSIMRDKRDSKAVVLSSLMAVLAFVEVVVAIITASLCCCCTAWGISNQQQGVLFMNGTQPGFVCYLPQNQIPMTTGSQIMIDTGQTVYPLEQLYPRAQQYQVITQPEQQIQADGGTQPESEHTEVFDSYL, encoded by the exons atgTCAACTACGGCTTCAAATATCCCGATGTCATCCCAATTCATACCCCAAGGATTTGGAGTCCACCAGGTTCTACAAGTAGGACAACAGCAACCAGAGTTTCCAGTGAAGACATTTAAGGTGTTCGGTGGTATACAGATATGTCTTGGTGGCATACTTGGAATTCTCAGTGTAATAGGAATAATTTTAGATATAATTGCATGGAGCAAATACGACTTCTGTACCGTGGATTATAACTACTTTTATGATCATGTTTCTATGTGTGTTCAATATATTGATGTCCATGAACTTTTTGCATTTGACACAATTTGTCTAATATGCTCTGGTTGG TATGTTGTTACTGGTTGTCTACCTATGTGCATGACAAAGAAGAGAATAGCGAACTGGAGATGTCTG aAAACTGGATTTATGGTGTGTAGCATAATAGGAGCCTCATTGTTTGGTCTCTCTATGGTCAGTCTTGGTGTAGCCGGTTCAATTATG AGGGACAAACGTGATTCAAAAGCTGTGGTTCTGTCATCTTTAATGGCTGTCTTGGCTTTTGTAGAAGTAGTAGTCGCAATCATTACCGCTTCATTGTGTTGTTGTTGCACGGCATGGGGAATATCAAATCAGCAG CAAGGAGTTCTTTTTATGAATGGCACACAACCTGGGTTCGTTTGTTACCTCCCACAGAATCAGATTCCCATGACAACCGGTAGCCAGATCATGATAGATACTGGACAAACTGTCTACCCGTTAGAGCAGTTATATCCCAGGGCGCAACAGTATCAAGTTATAACTCAACCAGAACAACAGATTCAAGCTGATGGTGGAACACAACCAGAATCGGAACATACAGAAGTGTTTGATTCTTATCTATAG
- the LOC143079542 gene encoding uncharacterized protein LOC143079542 isoform X2 — MCMTKKRIANWRCLKTGFMVCSIIGASLFGLSMVSLGVAGSIMRDKRDSKAVVLSSLMAVLAFVEVVVAIITASLCCCCTAWGISNQQQGVLFMNGTQPGFVCYLPQNQIPMTTGSQIMIDTGQTVYPLEQLYPRAQQYQVITQPEQQIQADGGTQPESEHTEVFDSYL; from the exons ATGTGCATGACAAAGAAGAGAATAGCGAACTGGAGATGTCTG aAAACTGGATTTATGGTGTGTAGCATAATAGGAGCCTCATTGTTTGGTCTCTCTATGGTCAGTCTTGGTGTAGCCGGTTCAATTATG AGGGACAAACGTGATTCAAAAGCTGTGGTTCTGTCATCTTTAATGGCTGTCTTGGCTTTTGTAGAAGTAGTAGTCGCAATCATTACCGCTTCATTGTGTTGTTGTTGCACGGCATGGGGAATATCAAATCAGCAG CAAGGAGTTCTTTTTATGAATGGCACACAACCTGGGTTCGTTTGTTACCTCCCACAGAATCAGATTCCCATGACAACCGGTAGCCAGATCATGATAGATACTGGACAAACTGTCTACCCGTTAGAGCAGTTATATCCCAGGGCGCAACAGTATCAAGTTATAACTCAACCAGAACAACAGATTCAAGCTGATGGTGGAACACAACCAGAATCGGAACATACAGAAGTGTTTGATTCTTATCTATAG